One genomic region from Haloprofundus salinisoli encodes:
- a CDS encoding MBL fold metallo-hydrolase, whose protein sequence is MTIRHDGLTVDWFGYATVRIETPDGFVVYLDPGRYGVLDDYDAQDGVSGSDATGGSSPFGDGDLVCVTHVHHYDSDAIERVAKEDATVVAYGGIEADDTDRDVTPLDRLDYEVVTLGQEDRFSVDGADVWTLPAYNEPDGPHTRENGDPYHPEGFGVGYLLAVGGRTVFWPGDSDVLEGHEQLEVSLFLPPIGGAFTMDREEAADLAETLDPDLVLPIHYDTFEDLETDSHAFAADVASRGVPVVLDER, encoded by the coding sequence ATGACGATTCGACACGACGGTCTCACCGTCGACTGGTTCGGTTACGCGACGGTCAGAATCGAGACGCCCGACGGGTTCGTCGTCTACCTCGACCCCGGTCGCTACGGCGTCCTCGACGACTACGACGCGCAGGACGGCGTCTCCGGGAGCGACGCGACCGGAGGCTCGTCGCCGTTCGGCGACGGCGATTTGGTCTGCGTCACGCACGTTCACCACTACGACTCCGACGCCATCGAGCGTGTCGCAAAGGAGGACGCGACGGTCGTCGCCTACGGCGGCATCGAGGCCGACGACACCGACCGCGACGTGACACCGCTCGACCGACTCGACTACGAGGTGGTGACGCTCGGTCAGGAGGACCGATTCTCGGTCGACGGCGCGGACGTGTGGACGCTCCCGGCGTACAACGAACCCGACGGCCCCCACACCCGCGAGAACGGCGACCCCTACCACCCGGAGGGGTTCGGCGTCGGCTATCTCCTCGCGGTGGGCGGCCGAACCGTCTTCTGGCCGGGCGACTCCGACGTGCTGGAGGGCCACGAGCAGCTGGAGGTGTCACTGTTTCTGCCGCCCATCGGCGGCGCGTTCACGATGGACCGCGAGGAGGCCGCCGACCTCGCGGAGACGCTCGACCCGGACCTCGTCCTCCCAATCCACTACGACACGTTCGAGGACCTGGAGACCGATTCGCACGCGTTCGCTGCCGACGTCGCGTCGCGGGGCGTCCCCGTCGTCCTCGACGAGCGGTGA